A genomic stretch from Erigeron canadensis isolate Cc75 chromosome 9, C_canadensis_v1, whole genome shotgun sequence includes:
- the LOC122583134 gene encoding uncharacterized protein LOC122583134 has translation MTLVRQSQSQSDDKWEHNLYEQYDPQVSSTGSLSGGERDLREKLSSMSLSQPAVSASAKPKPVAEKSKPVRRSAAAEAHVAETKKVDSTVSKTQVALGVESFLKMLDLEEYSSIFEREEIGMSLVPIMKDRDLLAIGIKEKVGLDFT, from the exons ATGACTTTGGTCAG gcaaagtcaaagtcaaagtgaTGACAAATGGGAACACAATCTTTATGAACAATATGATCCCCAAGTTTCAA GTACTGGATCTTTGTCAGGAGGAGAAAGAGATCTCCGTGAAAAGCTATCCAGCATGTCCCTTTCGCAGCCAGCGGTATCTGCTTCAGCAAAGCCAAAGCCAGTAGCAGAGAAGAGTAAACCTGTTAGGAGAAGTGCTGCAGCTGAAGCTCATGTAGCAGAGACTAAAAAGGTTGATAGCACTGTTTCTAAGACACAAGTG GCTTTAGGCGTGGAGAGTTTCTTAAAGATGCTGGATCTTGAGGAGTATTCCAGTATATTTGAAAGAGAGGAA ATTGGCATGTCTCTTGTTCCAATTATGAAGGATCGTGATCTATTAGCTATAGGAATCAAAGAAAAGGTTGGTTTAGATTTTACATGA
- the LOC122583888 gene encoding peptidyl-prolyl cis-trans isomerase-like — protein MALVEPVAFLQIKIDDEVIGFLDIKLNINVTPKTVTNFLKLCSGEVEYKYYHDSYHCYKNSIFHRITRSFCQGGDYEFGTAIGGHAPEGNFKNENYDLKHVSRGVVAMANRDPKKVKSQFYITFRVCDWLDGKHVVFGHVTEESMGVLKRIEEAASDDGEPIKNVVVVGCGEVINGYRVFAANEYTRGHGR, from the exons ATGGCACTAGTTGAACCCGTCGCATTCTTACAAATCAAAATCGACGACGAGGTGATAGGTTTTCTAGACATTAAACTTAACATAAATGTGACACCAAAAACCGTTACAAATTTTCTCAAGCTTTGTAGTGGCGAAGTTGAGTATAAATACTACCATGATTCCTACCATTGCTATAAAAACTCAATTTTCCACAGGATTACCCGTAGCTTTTGCCAGGGAGGCGATTATGAATTCGGAACCGCGATAGGAGGTCATGCGCCAGAAGGGAACTTTAAAAACGAAAACTACGACTTGAAACATGTCAGTCGCGGCGTGGTAGCCATGGCGAATAGAGATCCGAAAAAAGTCAAGTCTCAATTTTATATCACATTTCGGGTTTGTGACTGGTTGGATGGAAAACATGTGGTGTTTGGACATGTTACTGAGGAGTCGATGGGAGTTCTGAAAAGAATTGAGGAAGCTGCATCCGATGATGGGGAGCCTATCAAAAACGTTGTTGTAGTTGGGTGTGGGGAAGTGATCAATGGATATCGGGTTTTCGCAGCGAACGAGTACACGAGAG GACATGGGAGGTGA